Proteins from one Chitinophaga oryzae genomic window:
- a CDS encoding DUF1573 domain-containing protein: MRTLLFFLTCGTLLVAACNNNQPANDQTAAAGQPAASGNTAEAGKASDLTFEEKVHNFGDITQGEKVEYSFKFTNTGKNPLVIEDAISSCGCTVPEWPKQPIKPGESGYMKVIFDSHGKSGYTEKEISIRTNNGGGYQVGPKIQCNIVAK; this comes from the coding sequence ATGAGAACACTGCTCTTTTTCCTTACCTGCGGCACCCTTTTAGTGGCTGCCTGTAACAATAACCAGCCGGCGAACGATCAAACCGCTGCTGCCGGTCAGCCCGCTGCCTCCGGCAATACTGCCGAAGCCGGTAAAGCATCTGATCTTACTTTTGAAGAAAAGGTGCATAACTTTGGGGACATCACCCAGGGTGAAAAGGTGGAATATTCCTTTAAATTTACCAACACCGGTAAAAATCCCCTGGTGATCGAGGATGCAATCTCCAGCTGTGGCTGCACGGTGCCTGAATGGCCCAAACAGCCGATCAAACCGGGAGAATCCGGCTATATGAAGGTGATATTCGACAGTCATGGGAAATCCGGCTATACCGAGAAAGAAATATCCATCAGGACCAACAATGGCGGTGGTTATCAGGTAGGCCCCAAGATCCAGTGTAATATTGTCGCAAAATAA
- the yajC gene encoding preprotein translocase subunit YajC, whose protein sequence is MNIMNILLMGPSQGGAQGGSPMVSILFFGGMILIMWLFMIRPQTKKAKQQKQFIDNLREGDKIVTIAGIHGKVKKMNDDNTLVVEVSPGTSFTIERSAISMEYTSAQQQKTAATK, encoded by the coding sequence ATGAACATCATGAACATTTTACTGATGGGGCCGTCACAAGGCGGTGCGCAAGGCGGTAGCCCAATGGTTTCTATCCTGTTTTTTGGCGGTATGATCCTGATCATGTGGCTTTTTATGATCCGTCCGCAGACCAAGAAAGCCAAACAACAGAAACAATTCATTGACAACCTGAGAGAAGGCGATAAAATCGTGACTATTGCCGGCATCCACGGTAAAGTGAAAAAAATGAACGACGACAACACCCTGGTAGTGGAAGTAAGCCCCGGTACCAGCTTTACGATCGAACGTTCTGCCATCAGCATGGAATACACCTCCGCCCAACAGCAGAAAACGGCCGCAACCAAGTAA
- the coaE gene encoding dephospho-CoA kinase (Dephospho-CoA kinase (CoaE) performs the final step in coenzyme A biosynthesis.) encodes MLKVGITGGIGSGKSTVSKIFELLGVPVYYADERAKDILVRDPELAAAVRQHFGPETYDAHGALNRKYLGNIVFNDKEKLALLNSLVHPATIRDSNLWASQQNTPYVLKEAALLFESESFHYLDKIIGVYAPQPLRILRVMKRDNVTREEVLARMHKQIDESIKMRLCDYVIRNDEQQLVIPQVLALHQQLLQLAAAT; translated from the coding sequence ATGTTAAAGGTAGGCATCACCGGCGGTATCGGTTCCGGTAAAAGCACCGTCAGCAAGATATTTGAACTCCTGGGCGTTCCTGTGTACTACGCAGACGAACGCGCCAAAGACATCCTCGTCAGGGACCCCGAACTGGCAGCAGCCGTAAGGCAGCATTTCGGTCCGGAAACCTACGACGCCCACGGCGCCCTGAACCGCAAATACCTCGGGAATATCGTTTTCAACGACAAGGAAAAGCTGGCGCTGCTCAATTCGCTGGTACATCCCGCCACTATCCGCGACTCCAACCTCTGGGCCAGCCAGCAGAACACCCCCTATGTGCTCAAAGAAGCAGCCCTGCTGTTTGAATCGGAGTCATTCCATTATCTCGATAAAATCATTGGCGTGTATGCGCCGCAACCACTGCGCATACTGCGTGTCATGAAACGGGACAACGTTACGCGGGAAGAGGTGCTGGCACGGATGCACAAACAAATTGACGAAAGCATCAAAATGCGCTTGTGCGATTATGTTATCCGGAACGACGAGCAGCAACTGGTAATACCACAGGTGCTTGCCCTGCATCAGCAACTGCTGCAGCTGGCCGCCGCCACCTGA
- a CDS encoding HesB/IscA family protein, which translates to MATTFTAPLQLTDNAAAIVKQLLQGDVEAPYLRIGVKGGGCSGMGYMLGFDALREDDDLFEIAGIPVIIKKAHGMYLVGLEVDYQDQDDVRGFVFRQRPQS; encoded by the coding sequence ATGGCTACCACATTTACCGCCCCCCTGCAACTCACTGACAACGCCGCCGCTATAGTAAAACAACTGCTGCAGGGCGACGTGGAAGCCCCCTACCTGCGCATCGGCGTAAAAGGCGGAGGATGTTCCGGCATGGGTTACATGCTCGGATTCGACGCCCTCCGGGAAGATGATGACCTGTTTGAGATTGCCGGTATCCCGGTGATCATAAAAAAAGCGCATGGCATGTACCTGGTGGGGCTGGAAGTTGATTACCAGGACCAGGACGATGTCCGCGGGTTTGTATTTCGCCAACGGCCCCAGAGCTGA
- the secDF gene encoding protein translocase subunit SecDF: MQLKGLVRFFAIALILISLYQLSFTFLVRNYEKKIERQAETDVAKQFPTPEQKYPGSKELQAFYSDTLKGFTKQRRQEIVDSTSNKQIAGFPWYVTYTKAKEKELNLGLDLVGGMNVVLEVSVEDVIRALAGQSKDPAFNKALELAEQRKNANQTDFVTLFGQTYAEVAPQGRLATIFANAYQKDINFNSSNQQVLDMIRKESHAAIKNTYIVLQKRIDKFGVAQPNISLDENKGLISVELAGVDNAERVRKYLQATANLEFREVYKNSPEFFQNVLNPMNEAIRNAQGGNTAKPAAATDSTQAAAAAADTKTNPADTSKEGKLSDYLAKKDTGKSVKDSAKATQEQLFAEQRKQNPLFAIMIPMFDQQSGTLIPSPSVGRILPKDTATFRQFLRMPAVQAILPKDAVFAFGPENKEDKHGPLPLYVLKVNPANPAPRVGGERIVDARQDVGPDNQPEISMAMDNVGAHEWKKLTGELAPANPKDPSTLNFVAIVLDNIVYSAPSIQGEIAGGRSSISGSFTMEEANDLANILKSGKMPAPARIVQEQIVGPTLGAESIAAGAKSFMISFVIIFVLMLVYYNSAGWVANIALVLNLLFTFGILASLGATLTMAGIAGLVLTIGMAVDTNVIIFERIKDELTHGKSYPDAISLGYKRSYAPVLDGHVTSLLTAFILFYFGLGPVLGFATTQIIGLLLSLFCGILVSRMITDWWTNKKRHFEYFTPISRKVFKHAAFDFVGKRKYAYIISAIVAIGGITSFFHGFDHGIDFSGGRNFTVRFEKTMNRQEVADKLKKEFDSEVFVKTIGNTNQLSITTAYKIEQQSLAVDQEVITKLYNGLKPYYEASVTPEVFNTRYVIGSQTVSPTISDDLRAGAVKATVLSILVIFVYILIRFSKWQYSIGTIFSLLHDVLLTLAVFSWFKDIVPFTLEIDQHFIAAILTVIGFSMNDTVIVFDRIREYFKTGAHGRDRDTVINKAINDTLSRTIMTSLTVFLTILVLFIFGGEVTRGFAFAMLIGVITGTYSSIFVAAPVLVDFDKKNQLSNESDAVAVAEKKATPAAK; this comes from the coding sequence ATGCAACTAAAAGGACTGGTAAGATTTTTTGCCATCGCACTGATCCTTATCTCTTTGTATCAACTGTCCTTCACGTTTTTGGTGCGGAACTATGAGAAGAAGATAGAGCGGCAGGCTGAGACCGATGTAGCCAAACAATTCCCTACACCTGAGCAGAAATACCCTGGCAGCAAAGAACTGCAGGCTTTCTATTCTGACACGCTGAAAGGATTCACCAAACAAAGAAGACAAGAGATCGTGGACAGCACCAGCAATAAACAGATTGCAGGGTTTCCATGGTACGTTACCTACACCAAGGCCAAAGAAAAAGAACTGAACCTCGGCCTTGACCTGGTAGGTGGTATGAACGTAGTACTGGAGGTAAGCGTGGAAGACGTTATCCGCGCCCTCGCCGGTCAATCCAAGGACCCCGCTTTCAACAAAGCGCTGGAACTGGCTGAACAACGCAAAAATGCCAATCAGACTGATTTCGTTACTTTGTTCGGGCAAACGTACGCTGAAGTGGCTCCCCAGGGCCGTCTGGCAACTATCTTCGCCAACGCGTACCAGAAAGACATCAACTTCAACTCCTCCAACCAGCAGGTGCTGGACATGATCCGCAAGGAGTCGCACGCTGCCATCAAAAACACCTATATCGTACTGCAGAAACGTATCGATAAATTCGGTGTGGCCCAGCCTAACATCAGCCTCGATGAAAATAAAGGCCTGATCTCCGTGGAACTGGCCGGTGTGGACAACGCCGAGCGCGTACGCAAATACCTGCAGGCTACCGCCAACCTGGAATTCCGGGAAGTGTACAAAAACAGCCCCGAGTTCTTCCAGAATGTGCTGAACCCAATGAACGAAGCTATCAGGAACGCACAGGGCGGCAACACTGCCAAACCCGCTGCTGCCACTGACAGCACACAGGCCGCTGCTGCCGCTGCTGATACCAAAACAAACCCTGCTGACACCAGCAAGGAAGGTAAACTGAGCGACTACCTGGCTAAAAAGGATACCGGAAAAAGCGTGAAAGACAGCGCTAAAGCCACTCAGGAACAACTTTTCGCCGAACAACGCAAACAAAACCCGCTGTTCGCGATCATGATCCCGATGTTCGACCAGCAGTCCGGTACCCTGATCCCCAGCCCGTCCGTCGGCCGTATCCTGCCTAAAGACACTGCCACTTTCCGCCAGTTCCTGCGCATGCCGGCTGTACAGGCCATCCTGCCTAAAGACGCGGTATTCGCATTCGGTCCTGAAAATAAAGAAGACAAACACGGCCCGCTGCCCCTCTACGTGCTGAAAGTAAATCCTGCTAACCCTGCACCCCGTGTAGGTGGCGAAAGGATCGTCGACGCCCGCCAGGACGTTGGTCCCGATAACCAGCCGGAAATCAGCATGGCGATGGACAACGTAGGTGCGCACGAGTGGAAAAAACTGACCGGTGAACTGGCGCCTGCCAACCCGAAAGATCCTTCCACCCTCAACTTCGTGGCTATCGTACTCGATAATATCGTTTACTCTGCTCCTTCCATCCAGGGCGAAATCGCCGGCGGCCGCTCTTCTATCAGCGGTAGCTTTACCATGGAAGAAGCCAATGACCTCGCCAATATCCTGAAGTCCGGTAAAATGCCTGCTCCTGCACGCATCGTACAGGAACAGATCGTAGGACCCACCCTCGGCGCCGAATCTATCGCTGCCGGTGCAAAATCCTTCATGATCTCCTTCGTGATCATCTTCGTACTGATGCTGGTATACTATAACAGCGCCGGCTGGGTAGCCAACATCGCTCTGGTGCTCAACCTGCTGTTTACCTTCGGTATCCTCGCCTCCCTCGGTGCCACACTCACCATGGCTGGTATCGCCGGCCTGGTACTGACCATCGGTATGGCGGTAGACACCAACGTGATCATCTTCGAGAGGATCAAGGATGAGCTGACACACGGCAAATCCTACCCCGACGCGATCTCCCTCGGTTACAAACGCTCTTACGCGCCTGTACTCGACGGTCACGTTACCTCCCTGCTCACAGCGTTCATCCTGTTTTACTTTGGTCTGGGCCCGGTACTCGGTTTCGCTACCACCCAAATCATCGGTCTGCTCCTGTCCCTGTTCTGCGGTATCCTCGTATCCCGCATGATCACCGACTGGTGGACCAACAAGAAAAGACACTTCGAGTACTTTACGCCGATTTCCCGGAAAGTCTTCAAACACGCTGCCTTCGACTTCGTAGGCAAACGTAAATATGCTTACATCATCTCTGCCATCGTGGCAATAGGTGGTATCACCTCCTTCTTCCATGGCTTCGACCACGGTATCGACTTCTCCGGTGGCCGTAACTTCACTGTCCGCTTCGAGAAAACCATGAACAGACAGGAAGTGGCTGACAAGCTGAAGAAAGAATTCGATAGCGAAGTATTCGTAAAAACCATCGGCAACACCAACCAGCTGAGCATCACTACTGCCTATAAAATTGAGCAGCAGAGCCTCGCGGTTGACCAGGAAGTGATCACCAAACTGTACAATGGCCTCAAACCTTACTACGAAGCCAGCGTTACACCGGAAGTGTTCAACACCCGTTATGTGATCGGTTCCCAGACAGTATCGCCTACCATCTCCGACGACCTTCGCGCCGGCGCGGTAAAAGCAACCGTACTGTCTATCCTCGTGATCTTCGTGTATATCCTGATCCGTTTCAGCAAATGGCAGTACTCTATCGGTACTATCTTCTCCCTGCTGCACGACGTATTGCTCACTCTGGCGGTATTCTCCTGGTTTAAGGACATCGTTCCTTTCACCCTGGAAATTGACCAGCACTTCATCGCTGCGATCCTCACCGTGATCGGTTTCTCCATGAACGATACCGTGATCGTGTTCGACCGTATCCGTGAATACTTTAAAACAGGCGCACATGGCAGAGACAGGGACACCGTGATCAACAAAGCGATCAACGATACCCTGAGCCGTACCATTATGACGTCCCTCACTGTATTCCTGACCATCCTGGTACTGTTCATCTTCGGTGGTGAAGTAACCCGCGGTTTCGCCTTCGCTATGCTGATCGGCGTTATCACCGGTACCTACTCCTCCATCTTCGTGGCCGCGCCGGTACTGGTTGACTTTGACAAGAAAAACCAGCTGTCCAACGAAAGCGACGCGGTAGCTGTTGCTGAAAAGAAAGCTACTCCCGCTGCTAAATAA
- a CDS encoding serine hydrolase produces MQTHHYPVTDNFPEALLKSRKAAVAKVFRDASAHRLQLIYTRIDRDAQQRPQFTDFHFGIGRGWYCYPASTVKLPTALLALEKLNDLQIPGLDRHAAMFTRPLPGINPGVLHDYSAAGKLPSISHYIKKIFLVSDNDAYNRLYEFLGQEPLNRRLWELGYAGTEIRHRVGLPLHMAANMHTNSVYFRAGRQLLYDQPEQRSNLVFAPRQDLAGKQHIDHRGRLENRPMDFSYRNRLPLNELHQMMRQLFFPETVTNPFRLRLTEDDYNFLYRCMSQYPGESTDPVYNTGQYHPAYVKFLLFGGRQAARIPDHIRIFNKPGWAYGFLTDTAYIADYAHHVEFLLSASLLVNKDGPLGEDQEAFETTGKPFLKALGELIYEEELQRKKMYQPNLDRFRVHQTQIL; encoded by the coding sequence ATGCAAACCCACCATTATCCGGTAACAGATAATTTCCCTGAGGCGTTGCTGAAAAGTCGAAAAGCCGCTGTGGCCAAGGTATTCAGGGATGCTTCTGCTCACCGGCTGCAGCTCATTTACACCCGGATAGACCGGGATGCGCAGCAAAGGCCGCAATTTACCGATTTTCACTTTGGCATAGGGCGGGGCTGGTACTGTTATCCGGCGTCCACCGTTAAGCTCCCCACCGCCCTACTGGCGCTGGAGAAGCTGAACGACCTGCAGATTCCGGGGCTGGACCGGCACGCGGCCATGTTTACCCGGCCGTTGCCGGGCATTAACCCGGGCGTCCTGCATGATTATTCAGCAGCCGGCAAGCTACCATCCATCTCGCATTATATCAAAAAAATTTTCCTGGTCAGCGATAACGACGCCTATAACCGGCTGTACGAGTTCCTGGGCCAGGAGCCACTCAACCGGCGCCTGTGGGAGCTGGGGTATGCCGGCACCGAAATCCGGCACCGGGTAGGGCTGCCCCTGCATATGGCAGCCAACATGCACACCAACAGCGTCTATTTCCGGGCCGGCCGGCAGCTGCTGTACGATCAGCCCGAGCAGCGGAGCAACCTCGTGTTCGCCCCCCGGCAGGACCTGGCCGGCAAACAGCATATCGATCACCGCGGCCGGCTTGAAAACAGGCCCATGGACTTCTCCTACCGGAACAGGCTACCCCTCAACGAGCTCCACCAGATGATGCGGCAGCTATTTTTTCCGGAGACTGTAACAAATCCATTCCGGCTCCGTTTAACGGAAGATGATTACAATTTTTTGTATCGTTGTATGTCCCAATACCCGGGAGAATCGACAGATCCGGTGTATAATACGGGGCAATACCATCCGGCGTATGTGAAATTTCTGCTTTTCGGCGGCCGGCAAGCGGCCCGCATACCAGACCATATCAGGATTTTCAACAAGCCGGGATGGGCTTATGGCTTTTTAACGGATACGGCTTATATCGCGGACTATGCCCATCACGTAGAGTTTCTGCTCTCTGCCAGCCTGCTGGTAAACAAGGACGGTCCGCTCGGAGAAGACCAGGAAGCTTTTGAAACAACAGGCAAACCATTTTTGAAAGCGCTGGGGGAACTGATATACGAAGAGGAGTTGCAACGAAAAAAAATGTATCAACCAAACCTGGACCGGTTCAGGGTACATCAAACGCAAATTTTATAA
- a CDS encoding DUF4397 domain-containing protein: MLIKKNRVWAIAALLGGVIGFSSCLKQSDPTPQRMNYTGAIINGAYLPSSLDIFNNGTKMNTSAYKTSASAPFLDLPGIHTFSFRNLNGTGLDSVTQQFDSLRYYTIITYNDASKKFVSQLIREDFTSLSTSKVNFRFLNLSPNAGPVDLYINGKKVAENQPFQINAAWRSDDPYNSTVEYYVTPAGSTTQLVKGTSRQSAGSTQVPFQPGYAYTIYLAGAKDSTGDNKLQLYYLSHTSSY; this comes from the coding sequence ATGCTGATCAAAAAAAATCGTGTTTGGGCGATAGCCGCCCTGTTGGGAGGAGTAATCGGATTTTCATCCTGTCTGAAACAGAGCGACCCGACCCCGCAAAGGATGAACTATACCGGTGCTATTATCAATGGCGCGTACCTGCCTTCCAGCCTGGACATCTTTAACAATGGCACCAAAATGAACACCAGCGCCTATAAGACCAGCGCCTCCGCCCCTTTCCTGGACCTGCCGGGAATACACACCTTCTCCTTCCGGAACCTGAATGGCACCGGCCTGGACTCTGTTACCCAACAGTTTGACTCTCTCCGGTACTACACCATCATTACCTATAACGACGCCAGCAAAAAATTTGTGTCCCAGCTGATCAGGGAAGATTTTACCTCACTGTCTACCAGCAAGGTGAACTTCCGTTTCCTGAACCTGAGCCCCAATGCCGGCCCGGTGGACCTGTACATTAACGGTAAAAAGGTAGCGGAGAACCAGCCATTCCAAATCAACGCAGCCTGGAGATCCGATGATCCGTATAACAGCACTGTAGAATACTACGTAACTCCTGCCGGCTCCACCACCCAGCTGGTAAAAGGTACTTCCCGTCAGTCTGCCGGTTCCACCCAGGTACCGTTCCAACCGGGATATGCCTACACCATTTACCTGGCTGGCGCCAAAGACAGCACCGGTGACAACAAACTGCAGTTGTACTACCTGTCTCATACTTCCAGCTACTAG
- a CDS encoding pyridoxal phosphate-dependent aminotransferase, with protein MNQLAERLSRISEPQTIKMAKLGRELKAQGIDIVDLSIGEPDFDTPEHIREAAKKAIDDGFTHYTPVAGYAEVRQAVVHKLKRDNGLDYTPEQIVVTTGAKQSLANVVLSIVNPGDEVIIPTPYWVTYSEQVALCQGTVVFVPSTIENNYKITPEQLEAAITPKTRLFMFSSPCNPTGSVYSKEELEGLAAVFARHPQIFIISDEIYEYINYVGKHESIAQFPGMKERTIVINGLSKGFAMTGWRLGYLAAPLEIAKACDKIQSQFTSATCSITQRAAITALTGDLTTAEAMVAAFKKRRAYIHEALQTIPGLKVNDPEGAFYMFPDISAFFNKSFEDSHIKNADDLCMYLLHKAHVSVVTGVAFQQPNCIRLSYATSMANLEKGVARLKEWLGKLK; from the coding sequence ATGAATCAACTAGCAGAAAGGCTGTCACGGATTTCCGAGCCACAAACCATTAAAATGGCCAAACTGGGCCGCGAGCTGAAAGCACAGGGAATAGATATCGTAGACCTGAGTATTGGAGAACCGGACTTTGATACCCCGGAACATATCCGGGAAGCCGCCAAAAAGGCGATCGACGACGGCTTTACCCACTACACACCGGTAGCCGGTTACGCTGAAGTCAGACAGGCTGTCGTGCATAAACTGAAACGCGATAACGGTCTTGACTATACGCCGGAACAGATCGTAGTGACCACCGGCGCCAAACAAAGCCTCGCCAACGTAGTGCTGAGTATCGTCAACCCCGGCGATGAAGTGATCATTCCTACGCCTTACTGGGTGACCTATTCCGAACAGGTAGCGCTGTGCCAGGGCACCGTGGTGTTTGTGCCCAGTACCATTGAAAACAACTACAAGATAACGCCTGAACAACTGGAAGCGGCCATCACGCCGAAAACAAGGCTGTTCATGTTTTCTTCTCCCTGCAATCCCACCGGCTCCGTTTACTCAAAAGAAGAACTGGAAGGACTGGCAGCGGTATTTGCCCGGCATCCGCAGATCTTTATCATCTCCGATGAGATCTATGAATATATCAACTATGTAGGGAAACACGAGAGCATCGCCCAGTTTCCCGGCATGAAAGAACGTACCATTGTTATCAACGGCCTCAGTAAAGGTTTTGCGATGACCGGCTGGCGGCTCGGCTACCTGGCAGCTCCCCTCGAGATTGCCAAAGCATGTGACAAGATCCAGAGCCAGTTCACCTCCGCTACCTGCTCTATTACCCAGCGGGCGGCCATCACGGCGCTGACCGGCGATCTGACCACCGCCGAAGCCATGGTGGCAGCGTTCAAAAAACGCCGCGCCTATATTCATGAAGCGCTGCAAACCATTCCCGGCCTGAAAGTAAACGATCCGGAAGGCGCCTTCTACATGTTCCCGGACATCAGTGCGTTTTTCAACAAGTCATTCGAAGACTCTCATATCAAAAATGCAGACGACCTGTGCATGTACCTGCTGCACAAAGCACATGTGTCTGTTGTTACCGGCGTCGCCTTCCAGCAGCCTAACTGCATCCGCCTGTCCTACGCCACCAGCATGGCCAACCTGGAGAAAGGCGTGGCAAGGCTAAAAGAATGGCTGGGCAAACTCAAATAA
- a CDS encoding DUF7935 family protein encodes MNSQQLLYVALAIGVIAILYMTVRDMFMKKKPAAPAPEAPHAANPAVLPLQLQAYERLALYVDRITPQSLIGRIYQTGMSAVDMQISMVQSIKAEYEHNITQQIYVSATTWEAVKTLKEQTISVINQIAVQLPPDAPALELNRQLLEVFLQAGESPAELTAQIINAEAKRLMR; translated from the coding sequence ATGAATTCCCAACAGTTGTTGTATGTGGCACTGGCAATTGGCGTTATCGCCATTCTGTATATGACTGTCCGTGATATGTTTATGAAGAAGAAACCTGCGGCGCCTGCGCCGGAAGCGCCACATGCGGCCAACCCGGCTGTGCTGCCCCTGCAGTTGCAGGCCTATGAAAGGCTGGCGCTGTATGTGGACCGTATCACGCCGCAGAGCCTTATCGGCCGCATATATCAAACGGGGATGAGCGCCGTGGACATGCAGATTTCCATGGTACAGAGCATCAAAGCGGAGTACGAGCACAATATCACCCAGCAGATTTATGTATCCGCCACCACCTGGGAGGCAGTGAAAACGCTGAAAGAGCAAACGATCTCCGTCATCAACCAGATAGCAGTGCAGCTGCCGCCGGATGCGCCGGCGCTGGAGCTCAACCGTCAGCTGCTGGAAGTATTCCTGCAGGCGGGCGAGTCTCCTGCTGAGCTGACCGCGCAAATCATCAATGCAGAAGCCAAAAGGCTGATGCGATAG
- a CDS encoding M23 family metallopeptidase — MLHNYYGTSPPGKILIFAGKSGFVMIIWSLLCITLALALYSLYLIFRAGLRPLAGGAYTTLLLGLSLGAFLYLYGTWVYLSVYAKYVFGVLMILCVMWLPFGRKHVSAALPAWKRHANLALTGVFLLGTLLYFTGTTGSPQTVRLAFPLKSGRYFVLQGGKGLPTNVFHFSLRGAIYAMDIVKLDSRGCRAAGVFSRKLDDYWIFNDTIYAPCDGTVRRAYGDNPDNIPPNMDRGPKNTNQVLLEGADCYFFAGHLKMNSVVVREGQFVREGQALGCVGNSGFSTEPHLHIQAHARKAGVPWYKAPPLYMLFDGKGYLLNEVISSK, encoded by the coding sequence ATGTTACATAATTATTATGGTACTTCGCCGCCGGGAAAAATATTGATATTTGCAGGAAAGTCTGGCTTTGTTATGATCATCTGGTCGTTATTATGTATTACCCTCGCATTGGCGCTCTATAGCCTCTATCTCATATTCCGCGCCGGTCTGCGCCCGCTGGCCGGCGGCGCATATACGACACTGCTGCTGGGACTGTCGCTGGGCGCTTTCCTCTACCTGTACGGTACCTGGGTGTACCTCTCTGTTTACGCCAAATATGTTTTTGGCGTGCTGATGATATTATGTGTGATGTGGCTGCCTTTTGGACGTAAACACGTCAGCGCTGCGCTGCCTGCCTGGAAACGGCACGCCAACCTCGCGCTGACAGGAGTGTTCCTGCTGGGCACCCTGCTGTACTTTACCGGCACCACAGGATCGCCGCAGACGGTCAGGCTGGCTTTCCCGCTGAAATCGGGCCGCTACTTCGTGTTACAGGGCGGTAAAGGTCTGCCTACAAACGTGTTCCACTTCAGCCTGCGCGGCGCCATCTATGCGATGGACATCGTGAAACTGGACAGCCGCGGCTGCCGCGCTGCAGGTGTTTTCTCCCGTAAGCTGGACGACTACTGGATTTTCAACGATACAATATATGCTCCCTGCGACGGCACTGTACGCAGGGCTTATGGCGATAACCCCGATAATATCCCGCCGAATATGGACAGAGGCCCGAAAAATACCAACCAGGTATTACTGGAAGGGGCCGACTGCTACTTCTTCGCAGGCCACCTGAAAATGAACAGCGTGGTGGTGCGCGAAGGGCAGTTCGTAAGAGAGGGACAGGCGCTGGGATGCGTAGGCAATTCCGGCTTCAGCACAGAACCGCACCTGCACATACAGGCGCATGCCCGCAAAGCCGGCGTACCCTGGTATAAGGCGCCGCCACTCTACATGTTGTTTGATGGAAAAGGGTATCTGCTGAATGAAGTGATCAGCTCAAAATAA